Proteins from one Triticum aestivum cultivar Chinese Spring chromosome 7A, IWGSC CS RefSeq v2.1, whole genome shotgun sequence genomic window:
- the LOC123147367 gene encoding DNA topoisomerase 1 beta, with protein sequence MSVFNPSVHDNDYDDDDTPISFKRSSSSRPPPSKQEGSSANITYVGSPKAAASNQQRNGINGASRSPLPPKPQSTSSNPRPSGSVQPNSSLERSQKSNTVDKSKMKRPQVKGDKSDDSDDDKPLALRKKPDTKLKKVVTGGENAYGSGDDRKPLGMNINSAKVASNNSTNKTFLLKTAPPKTLQPDDDSDDDHKPLVQRFNPAKGASNNSTSKPVLLKPAPKIVQSDDDSEDEKPLASRLPTNAAPKSRGSTSDSEDEKPLSARFSRGTAGTSASISNSKDKLPSNNKGPTNNSSAPRNSVKRPGDNNNQTSSALKKTKSSDASASGSVKRESKDDDSNSVPVERKLTPGESSKSKPPVKNIVKKSPLSVKKDNKKFKTKTKKTMKSSQFSKSLRVPPGSGGGKKWSTLEHNGVIFPPPYNPHGVKMLYNGQPVELTPEEEEVATMFAVMKDTEYATKKTFIDNFFGDWKKILGKNHIIKKFELCDFTPIYEWHLREKEKKKQMTSEEKKALREEKLKQEEKYMWAVVDGVREKVGNFRVEPPGLFRGRGEHPKMGKLKRRIRPSDITINIGKGTPVPECPIEGQSWKEVKHDNTVTWLAFWNDPISQKDFKYVFLAASSSLKGQSDKEKYEKSRKLKDHIHNIRVNYTKDFNSKDVSKKQIAVATYLIDKLALRAGNEKDDDEADTVGCCTLKVDNVTCVPPNKLQFDFLGKDSIRYFNTVEVELPVYNAIEEFRTGKKDGDAVFDQLDTTKLNHHLKDLMPGLSAKVFRTYNASITLDAILHEETEDGTLLEKIAVYQRANKEVAIICNHQRAVSKSHDTQMTKLNEKIDELKAQVDELNKDLGKVKRGKPLGNGADGKPKRTLAPEAIEKKISQIETKIEKMEMDKKTKEDLKTVALGTSKINYLDPRITVAWCKTHEVPIEKIFSKTILAKFGWAMDVEPDFRF encoded by the exons ATGTCTGTTTTCAATCCTTCAGTCCATGACAATGACTATGACGATGACGATACCCCGATATCCTTCAAGAGGTCGTCAAGCAGCAGGCCGCCCCCCTCGAAGCAGGAAGGCTCATCGGCAAATATCACCTATGTTGGGAGCCCTAAGGCTGCAGCCTCGAATCAGCAGAGGAATGGGATTAATGGCGCTTCCAGGTCGCCGCTGCCACCGAAGCCACAGTCGACCAGCTCAAACCCTCGACCTTCAGGGTCTGTTCAGCCTAACAGTTCTCTAGAACGGAGTCAAAAGAGTAACACAGTGGATAAGAGTAAAATGAAAAGACCTCAGGTCAAAGGTGACAAGTCAGATGATTCAGATGATGACAAGCCACTTGCTTTGAGGAAAAAGCCTGACACGAAATTAAAGAAAGTTGTCACAGGAGGTGAGAATGCATATGGTTCAGGAGATGATCGTAAGCCACTTGGTATGAATATCAACTCAGCAAAAGTGGCTTCTAATAATAGCACAAATAAGACCTTTTTGTTGAAGACTGCACCACCTAAGACTCTGCAACCTGATGATGATTCAGATGATGATCATAAGCCACTTGTTCAGAGGTTCAACCCAGCAAAAGGGGCTTCTAATAATAGCACAAGTAAGCCCGTTTTATTGAAGCCTGCACCTAAGATTGTGCAATCTGATGATGATTCAGAGGATGAGAAACCACTTGCCAGCAGGTTACCCACTAATGCTGCTCCAAAAAGTAGAGGTAGTACCTCTGATTCAGAGGATGAGAAGCCACTGTCTGCCCGATTTTCAAGAGGTACTGCAGGTACATCTGCGAGTATCTCAAATTCCAAGGACAAGCTCCCGTCTAACAACAAGGGGCCAACCAATAATTCGAGTGCTCCCCGGAATTCAGTTAAAAGGCCAGGTGATAACAATAATCAAACAAGTTCAGCTCTTAAGAAGACCAAATCTTCTGATGCTTCTGCCTCAGGAAGTGTCAAAAGAGAATCCAAGGATGATGACAGTAACAGTGTACCCGTCGAAAGAAAACTGACACCGGGGGAGTCTTCAAAAAGCAAGCCACCTGTAAAGAATATTGTAAAGAAGAGTCCTTTATCCGTTAAGAAGGATAATAAGAaattcaaaacaaaaacaaagaaaacaatgaAAAGTTCCCAGTTCTCAAAATCACTGAGGGTGCCTCCAGGATCTGGCGGTGGAAAGAAATGGTCTACTTTGGAGCACAATGGTGTTATTTTCCCCCCTCCATACAATCCCCATGGCGTCAAAATGCTTTACAATGGGCAACCTGTTGAGCTGACTCCAGAAGAGGAGGAG GTTGCAACCATGTTTGCTGTGATGAAAGACACGGAGTACGCAACAAAGAAAACATTTATCGACAACTTTTTTGGTGACTGGAAAAAAATTCTTGGTAAAAACCATATCATCAAGAAATTTGAGCTTTGTGACTTCACCCCTATTTATGAATGGCACCTCagagagaaggagaagaagaaacagATGACATCGGAG GAGAAGAAAGCATTGCGGGAAGAGAAATTGAAACAAGAGGAGAAGTATATGTGGGCTGTTGTTGATGGTGTTAGAGAGAAG GTTGGCAATTTCAGAGTAGAACCACCAGGCTTGTTCAGGGGACGAGGAGAGCATCCTAAG ATGGGAAAACTGAAGAGACGTATTCGTCCAAGTGATATTACAATAAACATTGGAAAAGGCACTCCAGTCCCAGAGTGTCCAATAGAGGGACAAAG CTGGAAAGAAGTCAAACATGACAATACTGTTACATGGTTGGCCTTTTGGAATGACCCGATTAGCCAAAAAGATTTCAAGTATGTTTTCTTGGCAGCAAGCAGCTCACTAAAGGGACAGAGTGACAAGGAGAAATATGAGAAGTCCCGAAAATTGAAG GATCACATACACAACATTCGTGTAAATTACACAAAGGATTTCAATAGCAAAGATGTCTCCAAGAAGCAAATTGCAGTGGCAACATACCTCATAGATAAACTAGCCCTTAGGGCTGGTAATGAGAAG gatgatgatgaggctgatacTGTTGGTTGTTGTACGCTGAAGGTTGATAATGTTACCTGTGTGCCTCCAAATAAGCTTCAG TTTGACTTCCTTGGTAAAGATTCTATAAGATATTTCAACACTGTAGAGGTTGAATTACCTGTATACAATGCGATTGAGGAATTCCGTACTG GCAAAAAGGATGGAGATGCTGTCTTTGACCAGCTTGATACAACGAAACTGAATCATCACCTGAAGGACTTGATGCCTGGCCTTTCTGCGAAAGTGTTCCGTACATATAATGCTTCGATTACCTTGGATGCTATC TTGCACGAAGAAACAGAAGATGGAACCCTTCTTGAAAAGATTGCTGTCTATCAACGAGCAAACAAAGAG GTTGCTATAATTTGTAACCATCAGCGTGCTGTGTCAAAGTCACACGATACCCAGATGACTAAGCTGAATGAAAAGATTGATGAATTAAAG GCCCAGGTGGATGAGCTGAACAAAGATTTGGGCAAAGTGAAGAGAGGAAAACCTCTAGGCAACGGTGCAGATGGGAAGCCAAAGAGAACTTTGGCACCTGAAGC GATTGAGAAGAAGATCTCTCAGATAGAAACCAAGATAGAGAAAATGGAGATGGATAAGAAGACGAAAGAGGATTTGAAGACGGTAGCATTAGGGACATCAAAGATCAACTACCTTGACCCTAGAATTACGGTAGCATGGTGCAAAACCCATGAAGTCCCTATTGAGAAG ATTTTCAGCAAGACGATTCTTGCAAAGTTTGGATGGGCAATGGACGTCGAGCCGGATTTCAGATTCTAA